GGTCACACATCAAAAGAAGTTGTCGCGGCTAATGTCAACGAAGCGATCGGAGAGGTGGAGGACGAAGCGAATGTGTAATACTTAAACAGACGGCAAGACCattgatttttcatttgtattGTAAATAAGCTTCAGTTTGAGTTCaatccttttttccctttttcctaaGGATAACCACCTTTTCGCCATAGTTTTATCGTAAATTGATTAAGATAATGTTGACTCGGGGGAAGTGAAAGTTTTTGTTCAAATTACCACGAGACATGTTATAAAATGTACCGAAAAACTCTTCTCCTTGCTTGAAACCTATTGTTTAATCGTCTAATGGTCTCGACGTAATCGAAAATTAGCCATAAATGGCTAGGAAATAACTCATTGAAGTCTTTTCAGTTATTTTCATGAATGTACAATCTGTTTTCATACTTGTTAGCgtattaataaaacaaattacgACATCTGAAAATATATCTCCTCAAAGCAGAGAAGTCGCGGTCAATggagatggaaattgtttttaccgaGCTATTGTCTGTCATCCAAATATTGATGTCAAGGATACACGTTGGAAGGACATATTTAAAATGATGACATATCATGACGCTCAGGGAATAATGGAAATACCTCTAACTTCTTTAACATTAACGCTGATCGTTAGAAAACTTTAGTTTTCGACGCGTGTGTGCCTAaatgataaaggaaaaaataaaaagcaatatAGTGCCCTAATGTGTGGGATGACAGCGATCCTTGAgaggtaaaataaaaatacaaatatagcGAGATAATGTGACGCCTACAGCTGACATGTTCGATCAaggcaataaattttaaatttagaaagaCTCATTGTAACTAGCTCTCCTCGTCATCTGTCACTTTCCAGAACGCGCCGTCAGAAGTTACTTTGAACTGATAATTAGTCAgaacaattttccttttgacCGGCTGTTCAAAGGTAATAAATAGTTGGCTTCGTGATGCAAACGCCTTGCTAGACTATGAGCGATATCGCGGAGCTTTTAAGCGAAACTGAGGATCTATTTAGGAAAGTTCTTGAAAGTAAGGTACGTTGagacaattatttatttaccaaGCTCCTTCGTTGGTattacaacaaacaaaaacatcagcgttagaaactttttacggtggccaatataCGTTACcaattcaaaattttagttttcgatGCGTTTGTATGAGCAAAAGGAAACCTGAAAGTATATGCCCTTAGGTAGGATAATAACTATGGTAATTGAAGCAATCGATTCCAAGTCTCGTGTAAAGtgcaaaaatgacaaaagctACGTTACTAAAAATAAGCTACACTGATATGTCTACACTGATATGCAAAATCAAACGATTGCTATGTCAGTGTTATTCATTGAAGCTTAGGCCACCTTAGCCGAATGCTGTTCTCTTGCTCgtttctcttttgtttgataTACCTTTGAAAGTACGCATTTTGGgtcaaagaaaatttcaattacgttgaaaaaaaaagtgcagaTAAGACTTACGTATCTTACGAACAACAAAATCACCATGCGTAGACAGCCTGCCTTTGCGTCACAAAAATTATCTAAATAATTCTTATAAAGACCCTCGAAAAATTTTGACTCGAAAATTGTATTTTAGCAGCGCCTAAATACTATATAACAGAGAAAACAAagcgatctaaaatacaacagACCCCAAAGAGCAACCttgggtttttcttttcaatcgtATTTAGTACGACTTAAAGTGAAACTTGCCTTTGACCGCATATTTACTCCGCCTATTCATCCGTCATATTGGATATTTACGAGAATTACCCTAAACTCCCGTTCCCCGTTCTCCGTTCCTCGTTCCTCATCTTCCATTTCCTGTTCTTGGTTTTAAAAACATCCAGTTAAAAGCGCACGTTAAGAgtacaaagtatttttttattttctttttatcattatttttatcggGATCAAGGGATACACCAGGAGACTACGAGTTACAATCGtaaccaaaattatgcaattcCGTCGAGCGGTTACCGTTTGTAGTgcatggaaaaatttgaaaagttctcTCCCTGTTACTCTACATTCCAGCGTCTTTCAACTTCTTCCTATTTTATAATTTATCGTATTACTTTGCTTTTTCCCTACGCACTCGTCAGATTTAATTTACGTCAGATTCAATttacgcactcgtcagacagatcacgagtgcgtaagcacgaaactcagagttacagggaatcatgcgtgtttcattttagtcattttgaactgtatatatatctatacatgtatgtgtgtgtatatatatatatatatatatatatatgtatatgtaacAATTAAAGTATTAtctttatgcaaatttataaAGTATATAAACGACAGTacgaaaatttttaacaataaaatcccctgatgagtgagctACCACAAAACAGGCttgatgaaagtatagtctctctgttttttcccctatcgcaACAAATATCACGCTCTACTTTtacgtatcgagcactgtaaaacggaaaaatcaatacacagacttcctatatatttatgtatatatataatatatatgtgtgaaacaaattataaactgtttataatctcttgtatGAAAGTAATTCACAGTAATTTCGCGATTTTAACTTTCGCATATATAATCTTAAgcgtattttctttctttctttctttctttcatggtAAAGGATTACAGATGAAGAAGTTTCTGGATTTTATTAGACTAGAATCAGTTTCTCCTTCtcgggtaaaaaaaaaaagtgggaaaaaattaatttcagcaTGCCGCGGGGAGCTCTGGGTGCGACCTCTTTTTACTTGCGCGACGGGCTTCGTAGAAAAGGAGGGACTACTCATAGCAAAAAGTTTCTTGCCATCATTTGACCATATTTCGTAAGTCCGACACAGCGaaagaataaaattcaaatattgaGGCAGCCCCAGAGGTCATcctcttttcttctgatttgaaatcaaactgAACAAAACATGGTTTATTGATATCTTAAGAAACCTATAACGATATcattacaacaagaaaatgaaatattgctGTTTTACTTGTCTCGTAGAAAAATTTATCGTTAAATCATTTGGTATATTCTTATTTTGCTACAAAAAGGGTATTCTTGTTGCATCGTGGGAGGAAAAAACAGTTTGCTGAAATGGATTTGAGCTCATGGAACATGTTCTGGCTCCTGTGTTTTGGATTGTTGGCGATACTGATCGTCTTTGGAAATACTCTAACCATCTGGATATTCCTGAAGCAGAAACAACGCAAACGAACTTCTTTTCTTCTAATCAGCTTGTCTGTTGCTGATTTACTTGTGGGATTGTTGTCCATCCCTCTTTTTATAGCAGCATATGAAGCATCTTCGGTAACTGTAAGCATGGTATTCCGCCGTGTTGACGTTTTCACAGCGTTAGCTTCCATCTACACTCTTGGCGTCATTTCCGTGGAGAGGACGTTTGCCGTCGCTTGGCCCTATCGTCACAGAACTTTGAAACTGCGTGCTTACATCTGTGCTATTGCCACACCGTGGATCATGTCAGCAATGATCACTGTTTTAGTTTTTACTCTTATCAATGTATGGGGCCTTCTTATTTTTTGTCCTGCCGCGCCTCTTATAGTTATGTGTCTTGCATATTATGTTATTTGGAAGAAACAGAGATCAGCGATGGGTAATCAGAATCAGTCAAGAGAGGCAAGGTTAGCAAAGACTTTATTTTTGATAACGGGAGCTTCGATTTTGACTTGGCTTCCATTTCAAATTCTTAATATAGTGTTATACTTTGGCGTTATAGGAAATTTTTCGTACTCGACATTTACATTCCTACTCGTTAGGGTCTTACAATTTAGCAATTCTCTCGTGAACGTGATAATTTATCCGTTTAGAATCCCAGGATTTAGGAAAACTCTTTGGCGGATGCTCCGCTGCCATCAAAGGTTCGACGATCGGGCGCCAACGCCAGCTAGGTCAGAGTCTGTTGTGTCCCTGAGAAGACTAACGAGTTCCAAATGTTCACCAGGGAACCCTAATCAGGAAATTGCACTGTAAATCCATCATTGTCTCGATTGTTAGGTAAACTTATCTGCTTTTAGTATGGGGGTGGGATTTATGTGAGGTTTAGTGCTGGGATAGGTTATAAATTGAAGAGGGGCTTAGTCTCATCGGGGGCTTTAACATGTTAAAATGTATCTGAGAAGAGAAACATCAGGTCTTGCCTGGGAACGCCTCCTTCGCTTCCACTCTTCTACAAAGCCTCAGTTTGAGCTCGTCAATCGCGCAAAAATTACATAGGTTTACTCCTCCATCAAGTTCTTCGGGGAAGGCCTCAGTGTGGGCAAATTTTTGGCGAACGAGTACTCACTGCTTCTCCATGAAAGGGGACCCTGAATAACGGGAAAACTCTTGTTGCAACCTGTTCCAACGCTTTGTAGAGGATTCTTTAAAAATGGCAGTGCGAACTCTGCATGAAAACGAGCAAATGCACGAAACACCACAAAAACATCGATATCGATCGATGTCTGAACGTAATGACGGCGCAATAAACTTTTATAGTGTCTGGTTTTTGGTTCAAATAAGCTGATCATGCATTGTTATAGATGTCTCTTATATAGTTTGGAAAAGGATATTTTGGAGGCAATTTTTTGAATAATATCACTTTTGTGCATCTGCATGATTACCATTAATCGACTTCCTGAAATTGATGTCAACAAAATTACCTCTAGATTTGACGTAATGGCTTTTGTAAGATTTTTTCTATCATAATAAAAGcacttttaaacttaaaactATAAAGAAACATTGTCGATAATTCAGAAAATTTACAGAGTTTCTTTTTGAACTTAGAGCGGCAAATAACACCTTATGGAGGAAATTCGTCACAAAACTGCCGAAAATGAGAGCTTGAAATCAAAAGTAGCGGAATTGAGTCACCGCAAAACGATGGATTTTATTTTCTATACAGGATTTCCTAACCCAGCAGTGTTCGATTGTATCTATGAATGTTTAAACCGTGAAAGTGAAGGAGATAACTTTATCCACTAGCATTCAAAATCAGATGATTTAACGGAAAATAAGAGAGCTGGTTAAGATTCCCCTAACTTCCCATTTCAAAGtaggaatttttaaaaactctctGTAGGCTGACTCAGAGGTAAGGGTTTAGGGATGAGCATTGCAGCAATTTATTAAATAAAGGCAGACTCCCCTAAGCTGCATCACCATTTCGTGgataaattttatgtttttgaaatttacaaCCTTTCCATTGGGTCCTCTGGGTCCTCAAGGGAAAAAGTTGATGAACATATGCCTGCCGACGGCACTGAGGTTCTTTGCCAGATGCGCGAGAGCCTCCTTCTAAAAATAGTGAACTTTATAGCTCATATATGACCCACACCACTCTTAAACGGTTTCCCTGGTATCTAACCATGAAGTGCCATTACCTTTGTAAGCTAGCTCTCTACAGGACACATTTCTGACAAAGAGAGTGTCAAGTGGTCAGGAATTCCCATTATGAAATTTGATGGGGTAGATTCTGCCGAAAAGGGTTTGCTTATTGGTAAGcttatgaatgaaaaatttgaatctGCAAGGGTCGGCTGGTATGAACCAAAGGAGCTAAGAGGGCATTTCCCAAATTGAGTGTCTACCAGAGGTAAATTGCTCATAGTGGATGTGTCAAAACTAGCTCAAGGTTGGAGCTGTGCTGGACACGAGGCGACGTTTACGCTTTGTATGAATAAAGTTCTTGTCTGGGTcgacaaggaaatgtgtggaaTATTTGTCTTGGAGTATTCGTTCACcctggacaaaaaaaaaactcaaagaagCGTGCAGTTTGGTCACACTAAGGAATATTTTGATCCAGTCTTTTGGTGAAATGGACGTACCGCATACAGAGTTACCTAACGCCTTTGTTGACAAACCTTTGCACGAATCGCCCCGACATTGTAGCCATAACTAAGTTCAGCATTCTTTAACCGAGACGAAGGATCTCTCCCATTTGAATAACTTTAAGGAATATCTTCATCGGTTCGAAATGAAGGACCGCTCGCAATGTTTTTTC
This region of Pocillopora verrucosa isolate sample1 chromosome 3, ASM3666991v2, whole genome shotgun sequence genomic DNA includes:
- the LOC136279924 gene encoding galanin receptor type 1-like; translated protein: MDLSSWNMFWLLCFGLLAILIVFGNTLTIWIFLKQKQRKRTSFLLISLSVADLLVGLLSIPLFIAAYEASSVTVSMVFRRVDVFTALASIYTLGVISVERTFAVAWPYRHRTLKLRAYICAIATPWIMSAMITVLVFTLINVWGLLIFCPAAPLIVMCLAYYVIWKKQRSAMGNQNQSREARLAKTLFLITGASILTWLPFQILNIVLYFGVIGNFSYSTFTFLLVRVLQFSNSLVNVIIYPFRIPGFRKTLWRMLRCHQRFDDRAPTPARSESVVSLRRLTSSKCSPGNPNQEIAL